One Schistocerca nitens isolate TAMUIC-IGC-003100 chromosome 1, iqSchNite1.1, whole genome shotgun sequence DNA segment encodes these proteins:
- the LOC126205411 gene encoding cuticle protein 21-like, whose product MALKFVVLAALVAVARAGVIASYGAAPIAHAAPAYAAYATHAAPAYAAYAAPAVAKVAAPAYAYAAPAVAKVAAPAVYAAPAVAKVAAAPVAVEYDPHPHYSFAYEVNDAHTGDQKSQHEERDGDVVKGSYSLVEPDGSVRTVEYTADPHNGFNAIVHRQAGAHPAPVVAKVAAPAYAAYAAPAVAKVAAPAYAYAAPAAPVAYAAHAAPVAYAAHAAPVAYAAPAVAKVAAAPLALSYGGLKHY is encoded by the exons ATGGCACTCAAG TTCGTCGTCCTGGCAGCCCTGGTGGCCGTGGCCCGCGCTGGCGTCATCGCCAGCTACGGAGCCGCCCCCATCGCGCACGCCGCTCCCGCCTACGCAGCCTACGCGACGCACGCCGCCCCCGCCTACGCGGCCTATGCCGCCCCCGCCGTGGCTAAGGTAGCCGCGCCCGCCtacgcctacgccgcccccgcagtTGCCAAGGTCGCCGCCCCCGCCGTttacgccgcccccgccgtcgctaAGGTGGCGGCCGCCCCCGTGGCTGTCGAGTACGACCCGCACCCTCACTACAGCTTCGCGTACGAGGTGAACGACGCGCACACCGGCGACCAGAAGTCGCAGCACGAGGAGCGCGACGGAGACGTCGTGAAGGGCAGCTACTCGCTGGTCGAGCCCGACGGCTCGGTGCGCACAGTCGAGTATACCGCCGACCCGCACAACGGCTTCAACGCCATCGTTCACCGCCAGGCAGGCGCTCACCCCGCCCCCGTCGTCGCCAAGGTGGCCGCCCCCGCCTACgcggcctacgccgcccccgccgtggCTAAGGTGGCCGCACCCGCGTACGCCTACGCCGCTCCCGCTGCGCCCGTCGCCTACGCTGCCCACGCCGCCCCCGTCGCCTACGCGGCGCACGCCGCCCCCGTGGCTTATGCCGCCCCCGCTGTGGCGAAAGTAGCCGCCGCCCCCCTGGCTCTCTCCTACGGAGGCCTGAAGCACTACTAG